Part of the Bacillus sp. THAF10 genome is shown below.
ATCGCGCATTGACTACTTTGACATTGACGTTTTCTTTTTTTAAGAGTGCAGCAGCTTCTAGAGACATTCCAACGGTTGTTCCAAACGTTAGAATGACAGCATCTGTTCCTTCATGAAGTACTTCCCATGAGCCAATTGGTATTTCCTTCAGCTCATCATCCATCTTCACTCCCAGTCCATTTCCTCTAGGAAAACGTAGCGCAATAGGACCCTCATTATACTTTAACGCGGTATTAACCATATGCTGTCCTTCATTTTCATCCTTAGGCATCATTAAGACCATGTTTGGAAGATGACGTAAAAAGGCAATATCAAACACTCCCTGATGTGTTTCACCATCCTCACCAACAAGACCAGAACGGTCAATGCCGAAAAAGACATTTAGGTTCTGACGGCAAACATCATGGACAACCTGATCATATCCTCTTTGTAAAAATGTAGAGTAAATGGCTAAGAACGGCTTCATTTCTTGTGTTGCAAGACCAGCTGCCATTGTCACGGCATGCTGTTCGGCAATCCCAACATCAAACATACGATCTGGGAATTCTTTTGCAAAATCCTCAAGCTTTGAACCAACTGGCATTGCTGGTGTAATCGCAACAATTCGCTCATCTTCACGAGCAAGCTTGCGAACGGTTTCACTGATAACACTGCTCCAAGCCGGCGGGCCACCAACTGGCTTTAGGAAGTCTCCAGTTTCGATTTTATAGGGACCTGTACCATGCCAGGTGCCGATAGTGTCAAGCTCAGCTGGCTTATAGCCTTTCCCTTTTTTCGTAATAACATGAATGAGCACTGGGCCCTCGGTTTTTTTCGCATATTTCAAGTTATCAATTAATTCTTGATAATTATGCCCATCAATCGGTCCTAAATAAGTAAATCCTAGCTCCTCAAAAAACATTCCGGAGACGACAAGGTACTTTAAGCTATCCTTAATTCTTTCTGCCGTTGAGGCTAATTTTCCGCCTACAGCTGGAATTTTCTTTAGTAGCACTTCTAACTCATCTTTAACCCAATTATACTTACCGGCGGTTCGCATTCTTCCTAATGCGCTGTGCAATGCGCCAACATTTGGAGCAATAGACATTTCATTGTCATTTAAGATGACAATCATGTCTTTCTTTTCATGGCCGATATGATTGAGCGCTTCTAGAGCCATTCCACCGGTAAGAGCACCATCACCGATAATAGGAATCACAAAGTCATCTGTTCCTTTAATATCACGTGCAGCAGCCATTCCCATTGCACCGGAAAGAGAAGTCGAGCTATGTCCTGTTTCCCAGACATCATGCTCACTTTCGTTTCTTTTCGGAAATCCACAGAGCCCTTTATATTTACGTAAAGAATCAAACTCACAGGCTCGTCCTGTAAGGATTTTATGTACATAGGCCTGATGCCCAACATCCCATAAAAATTTATCCTTAGGGCTATCAAATACTTTATGTAGGGCAACGGTTAGTTCCACAACACCAAGATTTGGCCCAATATGCCCACCTGAAGTGGAGAGCTGTTCAATTAAAAAACGTCGAATATCTTCACTTAAGCTTTCTAATTCAGAAATAGACATCTTCTTTAGAAACTGCGGACTTTCAATTTTTGTTAGATCCAAAAGGGATCACTCTCTTTCCTTGCTAGTTTCGCTTATTTTGTAACACATATCATAACACAAATGCTTTTCATGCTCAATTTTCGCTCGGTTTTTCGAGGGCTAATGATCTCTATTTCCAATTAAATCGCATAGTTGTTCAAGCAAATCCGATTCAAGCTCTACCTCTAATAGTATCCTCTTCGCCTCAGTAATGTGGAA
Proteins encoded:
- the dxs gene encoding 1-deoxy-D-xylulose-5-phosphate synthase, producing MDLTKIESPQFLKKMSISELESLSEDIRRFLIEQLSTSGGHIGPNLGVVELTVALHKVFDSPKDKFLWDVGHQAYVHKILTGRACEFDSLRKYKGLCGFPKRNESEHDVWETGHSSTSLSGAMGMAAARDIKGTDDFVIPIIGDGALTGGMALEALNHIGHEKKDMIVILNDNEMSIAPNVGALHSALGRMRTAGKYNWVKDELEVLLKKIPAVGGKLASTAERIKDSLKYLVVSGMFFEELGFTYLGPIDGHNYQELIDNLKYAKKTEGPVLIHVITKKGKGYKPAELDTIGTWHGTGPYKIETGDFLKPVGGPPAWSSVISETVRKLAREDERIVAITPAMPVGSKLEDFAKEFPDRMFDVGIAEQHAVTMAAGLATQEMKPFLAIYSTFLQRGYDQVVHDVCRQNLNVFFGIDRSGLVGEDGETHQGVFDIAFLRHLPNMVLMMPKDENEGQHMVNTALKYNEGPIALRFPRGNGLGVKMDDELKEIPIGSWEVLHEGTDAVILTFGTTVGMSLEAAALLKKENVNVKVVNARFIKPLDEAMLHDLFKSGVPFVTVEEAVLQGGFGSAVVEFASDHGYINRVVRMGIPDRFIEHGSVKELLNEIDLTKEKIVENVKSLTTRRKQKRA